The Numida meleagris isolate 19003 mitochondrion, complete genome sequence GTCGACAACCCCACCCTCACTCGATTTTTCGCCCTACACTTCCTTCTCCCCTTCGTCATCGCAGGAATCACAATTATCCACCTCACATTCCTTCACGAATCGGGCTCAAACAACCCCCTAGGCATTTCATCCAACTCAGACAAAATCCCATTCCACCCCTACTACTCCATCAAAGACATCCTAGGCCTAACACTTATACTCACCCCACTCCTAACCCTAGCCCTATTCTCCCCAAACCTACTAGGTGACCCCGAAAACTTTACCCCAGCCAACCCACTAGTAACACCCCCACACATCAAACCAGAATGATACTTCCTATTTGCATACGCCATCCTCCGCTCAATTCCAAACAAACTTGGAGGCGTACTAGCACTAGCAGCCTCCGTACTTATCCTCCTCCTAATCCCATTCCTCCACAAATCCAAACAACGAACCATAACATTCCGCCCATTCTCCCAACTTCTATTCTGACTCCTAGTAGCCAACCTTCTCATTCTAACCTGAGTGGGCAGCCAACCTGTAGAACACCCCTTCATCATCATCGGACAACTAGCATCACTCTCCTACTTCACTACCCTCCTAATCCTCTTCCCCATAATTGGAACCCTAGAAAACAAAATACTTAACCACTAAATACTCTAATAGTTTATGAAAAACATTGGTCTTGTAAACCAAAAACTGAAGACTTCACCCTTCTTAGAGTAAACTCAGAAAAAAAGGACTTAAACCTTTCTCTCCAGCTCCCAAAGCTGGCATTTTCAAATAAACTATTCTCTGTTAAACCCCTAAACTGCCCGAATTGCCCCCCGAGACAGCCCACGCACAAGCTCTAACACAACAAACAGAACCAACAATAAACCCCACCCCGCCACCAAAAATAAGCCTACACCCCACGAGTAAAACACTGCAACCCCACTAAAATCCAACCGCATAAAAGATATTCCCCCACCATCAACAGTAACAGCCCCCACCTTTCAGAACTCAACAAGCCCCCCTAAAACTACCCCCGCACAAACTACCAACACAAAACCCAACCCATACCCCACTACCCGCCAGCTCCCCCATGCCTCAGGATAAGGATCAGCAGCCAAAGACACTGAATAAACAAAAACCACCAACATACCCCCCAAATAAATCATAAACAACGCCAAAGAAATAAAAGAAACCCCTAGACTCATCAACCACCCACACCCAACCACAGACGCTAATACTAATCCCACCACCCCATAATAAGGAGAAGGATTAGATGCCACAGCTAAAGTCCCCAGTATAAAGCTAACCCCAAGAAAAATCATAAAATAAGTCATATATTCCCGCTTGGCTAGACCCCAAGGACTACGGCTTGAAAAGCCATTGTTGTTCTCAACTACGGGAACAACTCATTTTTTAACCTAACTCCCCTACTGAGTGTACCCCCCCTTTCCCCCCCAGGGGGGGTATACTATGTATAACTGTGCATACATTTATATACCACATACATTATGGTACCGGTACTATATATTATATATGTACTAAACCCATATATATGTAAACGGACATAAATACCTCCACCCCATTCCTCCCAAATGTACTAGAACGTGTAATGCTTCCAGACATAAATTATAACCCACCATCATATTTGTCCCCAACTTCCAAGTCACCATGACCATGAATGGTTACAGGACATACCCTTAAACTATATGTTCTTCCTCATTTGGTTATGCTAGACGTACCAGATGGATTTATTGATCGTACACCTCACGAGAGATCAGCAACCC is a genomic window containing:
- the CYTB gene encoding cytochrome b; the protein is MAPNIRKSHPLLKMINNSLIDLPTPSNISAWWNFGSLLAVCLMTQIITGLLLAMHYTADTSLAFSSVAHTCRNVQYGWLIRNLHANGASFFFICIYLHIGRGLYYGSYLYKETWNTGVILLLTLMATAFVGYVLPWGQMSFWGATVITNLFSAIPYIGQTLVEWAWGGFSVDNPTLTRFFALHFLLPFVIAGITIIHLTFLHESGSNNPLGISSNSDKIPFHPYYSIKDILGLTLMLTPLLTLALFSPNLLGDPENFTPANPLVTPPHIKPEWYFLFAYAILRSIPNKLGGVLALAASVLILLLIPFLHKSKQRTMTFRPFSQLLFWLLVANLLILTWVGSQPVEHPFIIIGQLASLSYFTTLLILFPMIGTLENKMLNH
- the ND6 gene encoding NADH dehydrogenase subunit 6 — encoded protein: MTYFMIFLGVSFMLGTLAVASNPSPYYGVVGLVLASVVGCGWLMSLGVSFISLALFMIYLGGMLVVFVYSVSLAADPYPEAWGSWRVVGYGLGFVLVVCAGVVLGGLVEFWKVGAVTVDGGGMSFMRLDFSGVAVFYSWGVGLFLVAGWGLLLVLFVVLELVRGLSRGAIRAV